A genomic segment from Ovis aries strain OAR_USU_Benz2616 breed Rambouillet chromosome 26, ARS-UI_Ramb_v3.0, whole genome shotgun sequence encodes:
- the LOC132658696 gene encoding serine/arginine repetitive matrix protein 1-like, with protein MKKMYLLSSLRRPQERKAGRPQAPRRTVSNRAPRLRARRRWARGRWARRARSRWPAAGARLPTPLPRPRPPPPPPPCRVPPAAAAAAGAAFPRSPPRRAQPAPAPSPRWAGTRSTPRPPREPPRRRRPPPAPGPRSTAAAAAAAAAATAEESGRRGRSSRCGARRIASSWCEAKEEKKKKKSRRRRLGCSDAGSNRSSPRRRRRRRARAPLSGICCHRRRTWRWRSCSAGNSPLCEVMLRRLLRLRAGGGASARGREPWRRSCVPGNGWVAAAAAPCASPACLPAGRARPAPPFPMLVPEPGSQGRSSRWVSHPTPDLSVSCLSIAPVAAMGGREATEGCSPSGLRRFPQDSEVTLRRSGTC; from the exons ATGAAGAAGATGTACCTGCTGTCCTCCTTGAGGCGCCCGCAGGAGCGGAAGGCGGGGCGGCCCCAGGCGCCCAGGCGCACGGTGAGCA ATAGGGCGCCTCGGCTCCGGGCTCGGCGGCGCTGGGCGCGGGGCCGGTGGGCCAGGCGGGCACGGTCCCGTTGGCCGGCGGCGGGCGCTCGCCTCCCCACGCCCCTGCCTcgcccgcggccgccgccgccgccgcctccctgTCGAGTGCCCcctgctgccgccgccgcggCGGGTGCAGCTTTCCCTCGATCACCACCGCGGCGCGCTCAACCAGCTCCTGCACCGAGCCCACGCTGGGCGGGGACGCGTAGCACACCGAGGCCCCCGCGGGAGCCGCCTCGTCGCCGGCGGCCGCCCCCGGCGCCAGGGCCGCGgtccacagcagcagcagcagcggcggcagcagcggcgACGGCGGAGGAGAGCGGGCGGCGGGGCCGGTCCTCTCGGTGCGGCGCGCGGCGCATCGCCAGCTCATGGTGCGAG gcgaaagaggaaaaaaaaaaaaaaaaaagccgccgccgccgcctcggaTGCTCGGATGCTGGGAGTAATAGGTcctccccgcgccgccgccgccgccgccgcgcccgaGCCCCGCTGTCGGGGATCTGCTGTCACCGGAGGAGGACGTGGAGGTGGAGAAGCTGCTCAGCGGGTAACAGTCCTTTGTGTGAAGTGATGCTGCGGCGGCTGCTGAGGCTGCGAGCGGGCGGCGGGGCGAGCGCGCGAGGCAGAGAGCCCTGGAGGCGGAGTTGCGTGCCTGGAAATGGCTGGGTGGCCGCGGCGGCAGCGCCCTGCGCCTCGCCGGCCTGTTTACCTGCGGGGCGAGCTCGGCCCGCGCCTCCCTTCCCCATGCTGGTGCCCGAGCCCGGCTCGCAGGGTCGGTCCTCCCGCTGggtctcccaccccacccccgacctGAGCGTCTCCTGCCTCTCGATCGCCCCGGTTGCTGCAATGGGAGGCCGGGAGGCGACCGAGGGCTGCAGTCCGAGTGGGCTGCGGAGATTTCCCCAGGACTCAGAGGTGACGCTTCGGCGATCCGGGACCTGTTAG